In Primulina huaijiensis isolate GDHJ02 chromosome 4, ASM1229523v2, whole genome shotgun sequence, a genomic segment contains:
- the LOC140975668 gene encoding gamma carbonic anhydrase-like 2, mitochondrial — MATPARLFRRILPRTLSTPLSGRAYSAEAVQSVPSPTPPAPVIRESPDRVNWDYRGQRKIIPLGQWIPKTAVDAYVAPNVVLAGQVVVYDGASVWNGAVLRGDLNKITVGFCSNVQERCVVHAAWSSPTGLPAETLIERYVTVGAYSLLRSCTIEPECIIGQHSILMEGSLVETHSILEAGSVVPPGRRIPTGELWAGNPAKFIRTLTHEETLEIPKLAVAINDLSKSYFSEFLPYSTVYLEVEKMKKSFGISI; from the exons ATGGCAACGCCAGCTCGATTGTTCCGAAGAATCCTGCCACGAACCCTCTCCACACCTCTTTCGGGCAGGGCTTATTCGGCGGAAGCAGTTCAATCGGTCCCATCGCCGACTCCACCAGCTCCGGTGATAAGGGAGTCCCCCGATCGGGTGAATTGGGACTATAGGGGCCAGAGGAAGATCATACCTTTAGGGCAGTGGATCCCGAAGACGGCCGTCGATGCTTACGTGGCGCCCAATGTCGTATTGGCAGGTCAAGTGGTGGTCTACGACGGCGCCTCCGTGTGGAACGGCGCCGTCCTACGCGGCGACCTTAATAAGATCACCGTTGGATTCTGCTCCAATGTGCAGGAGCGATGTGTTGTTCACGCCGCCTGGTCTTCCCCTACAG GGCTTCCAGCAGAAACATTGATTGAAAGATATGTCACGGTTGGTGCGTATAGTCTATTGCGATCTTGCACTATTGAGCCTGAATGCATTATTGGGCAGCACTCCATCCTTATGGAGGGTTCCTTGGTTGAAACACACTCTATCCTTGAAGCTGGGTCTGTGGTTCCTCCAGGAAGAAGAATACCAACTGGCGAACTCTGGGCCGGAAATCCAGCAAAGTTCATTCGGACTTTGACTCATGAGGAGACATTGGAGATCCCTAAACTTGCTGTTGCAATAAATGATCTTAGCAAAAGCTACTTTTCCGAGTTTTTACCTTACTCGACCGTGTATTTGGAAGTTGAGAAGATGAAGAAGTCCTTCGGAATTTCGATCTGA